Within the Glycine soja cultivar W05 chromosome 3, ASM419377v2, whole genome shotgun sequence genome, the region attagaaatattataatctaaaataatgagtataaaaaattataaattaaatgtagTTACTGATAATGCAGACATTAAAAACGCTATGAGGTGGCAAATGGTTAGGTGAGGGGGTAAGTGCTAGATAGATAGAATGGTAATAGTGGTCGAGGATCTCGAGGCGTGCTAACACGCCTCACTcgctataaataaataacaataaacccACTCTGCTTCCatccatctttttcttcttactcTAGActcttccttttctcttctctgTCTAAGGGGTGCCCTGAGGTATTATGCTAAGctcctcttttttctttgattagttttcattttcgtttcttCAGTTTCCCCTCTGATGTTTATCGATTTCGTTTCGTTTTCATTTTTCCTCCGAAATCtccattttcgtttttttcTTCGATCATCCGCAGATCGcatctttatttttccttctgtTACttcgtttttcttcttcttagaaatagaaatagattttattttaatttttttgcttattcatttattttgttgaactCATGCTATTATGCATGTGGAATTTGGAAGAATTTGATTCAGTAGTGAATTTTTCAAGTTCCGTTTGGTGTTATTAGACTGATCTACTGAATAGCCAGCTAGTTTGTGTAATTTCGAATTTGAGGTTTTGCTTTTTGACATGATAATCTGTGTTTACTTACAGTCAGCTCAATCGGTTCCTTCTCTTATTTTGGATTAACATCAGAAACTCAATCAATTGGACATAATTACACATGGATACCGAAAGTTTTATAGAGTTTGTAAGAtcttttttgtgtttggattgCCTTCTAACTCAATTGACTCGGTTACCTGTGGTCACATCACTACCTAAAAAAAAGTCATCgacatttatcttttaatcttgACTATTTAGGTATGATTCAATGGTCTATATTCACCgttcttatttattataatatccaCGAGTTCTTACCTGATACTATGTATGTCACGTCACGCGTCAGTATTTTAGTCTTAgatgttttgttttaaatggCTGTTTTCTTGTTCAGATCACATTGAACAATGGTGAAGGCTGTGGCCGTTCTTGGCAGCAGTGAGGGTGTCACTGGAACTATTCACTTCGTTCAGGAGGGAAGTGGTAAGTTTCTATTCTTTATTGGTAAACTTTTCAATAAGCACTTATAGGTGAAAAAATAAGAAGCCAGAATGAATTAAACTTCTATTCTATCCAAGAAGTTAAATGaaataacttttataaaatatgaagtgcgtaagttgattttaacttgtgaaataaatttaatttattttacctttttttttttgttactaaaAGTGCTTATCGagaaatttattcaaacatgcctttgattttgattttcataCTGTACTGACTACTGAGTCAAATCAAATGACATAATTGTCCAGGTCCAACCACCGTAACTGGATCTCTTGCTGGTCTTAAGCCTGGTCTCCATGGTTTCCATGTCCATGCCTTGGGGGACACTACCAATGGTTGCCTCTCAACTGGTATATAGTCTTTAGACAATAACCCGAATCATTTTTTGATACTATGAAGCGTTAATGAGCTGGAACTAATTGTATACTCTCGCTTTGCtttcatgaaaacaaatgaaCATTTGTGTGAGAGATTGATTCTTCAAAGTTCCAAGCAATAAAATCTGTTGTAAAGCAGCTGGATTATGAAATCCTGTCATTAAGTAATATATTACAAGGctcagttttttattttattttctttccatttcttacAGGATCACATTTCAATCCTAATAACAAGGAGCATGGTGCCCCTGAGGATGAGAATCGTCATGCTGGTGATCTTGGGAATGTTAATGTCGGTGATGATGGTatgtctgattttttttttctttttctgtttcatCTATTTGATTTGTGGTGATTCCAATCAATCTGAAAAGATCAAATAGCAAGTATTTATCTGAttccaaatttcaaatttctgaTTATTTATACAATCCCAGtgttaaaagtaatatatatttttgggtAAGTTATAAAAGTAATAGTGATCTTTTTAGCATTACAAAGAAGTATTTGATAGGTAACAGATAATCTGGAGGTTCTACAAGAAACTTTTCcatattttgaaacaatggtTGGAAATTGAGATTACTTGCTTTCTATTTTGGTGATAATTCATCTTTGAAAGAACTTGTCTATTTTGCCTATCATACCACATGCTTGTTTggtctttaatttaaaatggttTTCTCTCAATTGTGTAACTTAGGTACTGTCAGCTTCACTATTACTGACAGCCAGGTATGTTATTCATCCCCTAATCAAAATCTCTGATGAATTCTGCTAGGTTGACAGTTGACACCAAGACATAGAAGTTTCAATCTTTAACAAGTTTTTAAAATGTGCACAGATTCCTCTCACTGGACCAAACAACATCATAGGAAGGGCGGTTGTTGTCCATGCTGATCCTGATGATCTTGGGAAAGGTATCCACTAATCTGTTTTTATTCCTTGGTATCTGAGTCATTGATCACTCATTTATGATATTCTGTCATAATTCTGTTTGGATTTGGATCTTTTCATGTTAGTAAAGAACAAGATATTGCCACTTAAGGAGAGAAAATTGTAGTATCTCACCATGATTTACGTAGGGCCCATTAACTTAAATGTGTCTTTCTCTCGTTCATTTTGCTTGCTACCATAAAAGGATCTTGATCTATtgtatttttccttctttgcaTTACATATCACAGCTAttcattattttatgttaaaagttttcattgtttttcagctcattgcatgttatttttcttccttatcTTGTGTAGGTGGTCATGAGCTTAGCAAAACTACTGGAAATGCTGGTGGCAGAGTAGCTTGTGGTAAGTATAGACTGCAATATTAAATGCTGTCTTTTTTGACATTCCTTATTACCctgcaaaatcaatttttgacGTGGTTGTGATGCCACAATTAACCTTACAAAGATCTTTATAGAGATTATCAAGTATCAACTAACCATTAGTGTCAGGGTATACTTTTTTGATGGGTTTGTGGTAACCTTGTAcccaattaatatatattaatttgccgattaaaaaaaactctctAGTTCTTTCAATTCCTTCATGGTCGAGATTTTATTGTTGCTTATGTTGACAGTGTATTGATATCCTCTTTTTTCCGTTTGTTGGTGTAGGTATCATTGGTCTGCAAGGATAAACTAATCACATGAAGTTGGAAACGTGCTTTAGATTTGTGGAATAAAGTAGCACCCATTTAAACCCGTTTGGTTAGGTCCGGTCTGTACTGCTGAATTCTGTGTTTTGCTTGTATTGTATCGACACTTGATGCTTAATCAAATTGTTACATTGCTTGAAGTATGTGTTGGTGGTTATCCTTATTTCTTGTATCAATTTGTGCTTGAAGTATGATGATACTCGAGAAATGTGAGATTTTCAATTGGAAAATAATGACATGGAATGGAATACAAGTGTCATtttattgtttggatattttatgatagaaccaaacaaagattagttgggggggggggggggggaatttGGGGTTAAGTAACAGCATAAAATAGgtcatgattattttttttcactttccatTCTTAAATCCAAACAATGGAATAACTTTTCCTATTTCATCTCTCTACAACATTCCACTCTCCAATCTATATCTGTAAAATTAGTCTTTCCTAGGCTGCGTACGATCCCAGTGCTTGTAAAGTAATAAGTAATTCTCAATAATCTTAGCTTATATTCCCTCCGACCTTATTTATAATATCCTTTTAATTAATGTACTTTTCTTAAAGAAAAGTAGTTAGttagtttaattatattaaatttgtcaattaattgaattattattttaattttttatttattttctattcacttaattattaatctttggagagaaaataattaaataagagtatgtagaaaaaataattaatatatctaaagattagaaaatatttttgtaaaaaggaacaaataaatttccaaattgATTTTATAGTTAAGAACGGATggactaaaaaaagaaagaaaatgagttCATAACTGAAAATTTACAATTCTCGCACTAGTCACTTGTACAGGATGATAAAACTCATGGCACAAAGATTTCTCACTACCCAAAAAACTCTACCAAACTTAACGTGTTTTTTATACATGCGTTGCTTGATCTTCACAAAATTTTCAGTTTACAATAATATACAGTTTCTGGGCACTCTTCTTAATGCCATTGTTGATTAATGG harbors:
- the LOC114407659 gene encoding superoxide dismutase [Cu-Zn]-like; the encoded protein is MVKAVAVLGSSEGVTGTIHFVQEGSGPTTVTGSLAGLKPGLHGFHVHALGDTTNGCLSTGSHFNPNNKEHGAPEDENRHAGDLGNVNVGDDGTVSFTITDSQIPLTGPNNIIGRAVVVHADPDDLGKGGHELSKTTGNAGGRVACGIIGLQG